In the genome of Bicyclus anynana chromosome 23, ilBicAnyn1.1, whole genome shotgun sequence, one region contains:
- the LOC112049958 gene encoding putative 115 kDa protein in type-1 retrotransposable element R1DM, whose translation MVVDDLIRKLNAKGYTTIRYADDITILISGKHENTLCNIMQNALKLIEKWCTDNELSVNPKKTELILFTNKRKPDLNRLPKLFNTTLNLSTEVKYLGVIMDQKLNWKKHIETKIQRSTTILTQCKRMIGKTWGLKPHIVKWLYETVVRSSMTYACVIWWPRTLLITSQQELQKFQRQACLAITGSMSTTPTTALEVILGIPPLHLRIKEEAVLTALRLKSSGQWKDTNTGHASLLTKEKANHPQLEWLCDKTGKQHLMDKKYKIIIDDAETRPNVNTVEVYTDGSKTNLGTGTGVYCPEFNINITQALGKNNSVFQAECVGITIAAIAMNARKAQVL comes from the exons ATGGTGGTGGACGACCTGATAAGGAAATTAAACGCCAAAGGGTACACCACGATAAGATACGCTGATGATATAACAATCCTTATCAGCGGAAAACATGAAAACACACTGTGCAACATAATGCAAAATGCACTCAAACTAATAGAAAAATGGTGCACAGACAACGAACTATCTGTAAACCCAAAGAAAACGGAACTGATACTTTTCACAAACAAGAGGAAGCCCGACCTCAATAGACTACCAAAACTATTCAATACAACCCTAAATCTATCCACTGAGGTAAAATATTTAGGGGTAATAATGGATCAAAAACTGAACTGGAAAAAACACATAGAAACAAAGATTCAAAGATCAACTACAATCCTGACCCAATGCAAACGCATGATAGGGAAGACCTGGGGCCTTAAACCTCACATAGTGAAATGGCTCTACGAAACAGTTGTAAGAAGCTCCATGACCTATGCCTGCGTAATCTGGTGGCCTAGGACACTCCTAATAACAAGTCAGCAAGAACTACAAAAGTTCCAGAGGCAAGCATGTCTAGCAATAACAGGCAGCATGAGTACAACACCCACAACCGCATTAGAGGTAATACTGGGAATACCACCCCTTCACCTCCGCATCAAAGAGGAAGCAGTATTGACAGCCCTCAGGCTAAAATCTAGTGGGCAATGGAAAGACACAAACACAGGCCACGCAAGCCTATTAACGAAAGAAAAGGCAAACCATCCACAATTAGAGTGGTTATGCGACAAAACGGGAAAACAACACCTGATGGAcaagaaatacaaaatcatcATAGATGACGCGGAAACAAGACCGAATGTGAACACAGTAGAAGTGTACACAGATGGATCAAAAACAAATTTAGGAACAGGTACTGGAGTCTACTGCCCAGAATTCAACATAAACATCACACAAGCATTGGGTAAGAACAACTCCGTTTTCCAGGCGGAGTGCGTTGGAATCACAATTGCGGCCATAGCAATGAACGCAAGAAAG GCACAGGTGCTGTAA